Within Hypomesus transpacificus isolate Combined female chromosome 10, fHypTra1, whole genome shotgun sequence, the genomic segment CAGCCACGATACTGAAAAGCTTTCATTTGTACCACCCTTAGCAACCGAAGTAGCAGGTTAATGTATTGCATAATTAAATTTCCCATCTtatctgtaggtgtgtgtgtgtgtctcaaacaCAGGGGACATTAAAAGAAGAGGATAAATGAGAGTGCATAATAAAGATAAATAGAAGACAAAACCATGAGTTGTCCCTGCGATGATGATTGCTACAATAGTCAATAGTAGTAAGTGTATGTCCATTTTTCCATGAAGGGAGGCCTATGCAATAAACTGCTCAAGGCTGTACCAACCCTAGCACAAAAGAAAGATGCTCATGTCTAACTGCCTACTCAGCAATAGCTATTTTTAGAACTAGGAAAACAAAAGAGAAGACTTGGCTTTCATCCTCCATTACCACAGTTTTTCTCACCTCTAGGTGTGGCCAGCAGAGAGAGCTTGTGATTCTCCTGTGCCACAATACGTTTAGGTAGCCGTCAAACATGCAAATGCCATTCCATTTTTACATTGTGTCATCTCTCCCAGCTAGAGTATGTTGGGCGTGTGGTTTTCTTGTATCCTTATGGTGTAAACATGGTTATTTTTAGTGTGACAGCCGAGGTCAGGGTAAAAAAAGAATTGTTTTCACACTGGGCGGCACAGGCTGGGTCTAAGCTCCTTGAAGTAGCTTGTATGCTTCTCCCAGAGAGCAGCCAGTACACTGCTATTGGAGAGGGTTAAGTAGTAACTGCCTCATTAGGTTGGTGTCATTGGGGAAGAGGACATACGGAATGTCTATGAGAGGTTCCAGCAAAACAGTATTGGATACAACACATTTCGTTCAGGCAGCAGACCAGTTTAGAGCACCAATATGGCTGACAAGGGTCTGTCAAGGGGTCTGAGGAAGGTGAAATCCCCTCAGTTTACCCATCTGCTGGATGCAAATGACAACGGTAGATTATGATTAGTGAAAAGCACAAAGCACACTCATGATGAATAAACAGATGTACTTGCCACGATTAAACCGTTTTAATTTCATTTCTTATGTTCTCCCATGGTTAATGGTGCTGTCGGAGATGGTTTTGCGGTGAACCCTGAATTGGACTACAGTTTCTGTTCTTGTAGCAACAGAGACATCTTGTGGCACAAAATGGAAATTACTTTCTGAAGCAGCTGGTCTAAGTCATAAAATGTTGCAATAGCCCACAGGAATGACCACATTTAACtattatgaaaataaaaacgtttGTGACACACTTGACCCATGAAGCCAGAAGTCTGTATGTTCTTTGAAATAAAAGAAATGCCAGTTTTCTGAGTTATGCCTCAAGCATCTAAAAATTTGGTACAAATGATCCAAAGAAGAACCACATGGGCCCACAAGACTGTATTTAGCGAGAGGCCTGCATTCACAGTACTTGACAAACTGTTGAGCATGAGGGCATTGTACGTGTAACTCATATTACGTACACAGGTATGACAACCATCCTGTTCATTCGGGTCGGTTTAAATAAGAGGTAGCCGGCTGGCGTCACTTAGAGCACAGAGTGTAGAAGAGAACCACTGCTGACAGTTGTATCTCCAGCCTGGATTATCCTAACAACCCTCCAACAAGAGGTAAGACCTCACCAATTAAACAATAGTCCACAAATTAGAAAAGTAAATGCAAACATTGCAGCAATTGTTCATGGGAAGTGTCAGAGTTTAGCCAGACCATGGATTTGAGATGTTCAACTGTAATTAAATCTACTTTGGAGGACTTGTATTTATGATCATCATTGTAAAAGACAATAAATATTTAGGGTAATTAAAACATCTAATCTCGCAGACATAAAATTATCAACCTAAAGTACCTACAAAACAAGTTACAAGGATATTTTTTGACAGAGCACAGCAACAAAAGACAATGTGTCTTTATTGGAAATTCACTTTGAGTAGTTTGATGTGCCTAATGCTATACTAGATGTGATGAGACTGCCTCATGTACTATATGTACAATAAAAATAACATAAAAAAGTGATATGACTGTAAATAATGCATATATATTCATCATACTGTATCATGTAGATACTCACATGTGTCACAGATAGCCCATATCAGAtttacatatgtatatataaaagCTGTGAAAGTGTGTCTGATCGACTTCTAAGGAGCAGCATAGCTATGAGCACATGTCTTTTTGAACATGAAGTGGACACCTGACCACTCAGCAATAATCACGCAAAGGACATGGCAGAAAATACATCCTAAGACATTCTGGAAGGAGCCAATGCTGTTATCGAAACAGTCTACAGCACATTGTCAACCGGGTTTGCTTTGAAATCCAATGTGCCCCGCGGTGACTGTAAATAATAGGCCTCAAGACGAGAGCTGCcacctcctaaactgtggatGGCAGGATCAAAGCCCACTGAGGTTCCAGGGTTTAAACACGTAGCAGGAATCTCTTAACATCTACCTGTGACACCATTATATTGGCATGCtgctgtacagtatgtgagaATATGTGTCATACAAAAGAGAAACACCCAcatatttctttctctttcctttttgCTATCGATGCCATATTTTGACTTTAGACATACAGCTGCAACACATTTGATTTGTCCATGTAGTAGGCCTACATACTTCTTGATGAGTCGGCAGTGACAGCTAGACCACAGACATCATATAGTCGCAAGGACACATGCTTCATTAAGATTGTATAAGTACAGCAATTTAAGTACCGCAAGTTTCTGCTGTGGCCTGCATTTTCACACAGTCCACTACACCTCCTTTAGCCACACTACAATATCTTAGACTTTTCATTCATGAATGTCAAAGCTGACAGTTTCTCCTTGAATCTTATTTGCAATTGATTGTAACACTTGATTGATTCAATTCATTCAATCCTTACTTCAACATTTAAAGATGCCATTTAAAATATTAGAGCAACAATAGCAAAGAGCTGTCTCATTAGTCATGGGCACATGAATGAGGATGAATGCCCCATGGCCATGTAGATCTATTTGTTACAAATTAGTCTTCAGAATAAAAGCCCAGCAATCACTAAAGTGGGGTGCCATCGACCCTCATATTGCATACTGACCCCTAAATGACCCTCATCTCATAACTCAAAACGTCTGGGTAGGGATTCTTTTGAATATTCACCAGGGCTAAACTCTTTCAGTTGAGGAAAGGTTTAAGTGGACAGAGTGTTTACTGACTAGGTTGTGGATAGCCAGGGCTTGTTGTTCTTGTGCGAAAAGAGAACAAAATGAGCTCCTCTTGACAGAATTGGTGTTGACGCTGCAGGTATGTCTTTCATGACAACTTTATTAACATTAACATATTTCACCCCTGGCAACCAAGTCATTTTCCCTCACCTCATTAGGGTGTCTTTGTGTTTAAACTGAGATGTTTACCCAGTGTTGAAGTGAGTGTCCAGTAGATTAGGGGGGTTTACTACAACCAGACCTCATTTTCGGTTGTAAGGAGACCTACTCATGCTGCTAGAGACAAAGTGTTGACACTTTGCTCTTTCCTCTAATTGTGAATTTCTGCATGAGAGTGGGTTTGACGGCAAAAACATGCACCAAAGGTActgtatgttttgttttgtagtgTCACTGTATGTGTAAGCACAGTCTGTGTAGATGCGAGTAATTTTGACCAAAAGGTTTTGCAGGTCTTTCCAGCAGTCTTTCCGCACTTCCTCAGTGAGGAAAGGAGGACGTGGGGAGTCTGGGAAGATGTTCTTTGTGGCAGGGGCTAAAAGTGGAGGAGGGTCCGGAGGAGAGCGAAGGTGAAGTTTTGTTTGGAAACTCTCTAAGACACGTGTATACCATTtgatataaaatacaatgtATTTGCAGAACATTGTCTGGGGATTACATACCTAAAACAGCGACTTTCTATGGAACTAGACAGTAGTGCAGTTTAGCAGGGTATGTTTATAACCAAGGGAACAttttctgtgtgttctgtgacaCCCTCtttgttcatttacatttagtcatttagcagacgctcttatccagagcgacttacagtaagtacagggacattccccccgaggcaaataggttgaagtgccttgcccaaggacacaacgtcatttgcatggccaggaatcgaaccagcaaccttcgggttactagcctgattccctaaccgcttagccatctgactcccttgttCTGTAACACAAAGCCGCAAATTACCGTCAGTGTGAAAATGACTTTCCTTCCTAACTTGGTACTCTCCATCTATGCATTACCAACAAGGCAATGGATAGATAACAAGCTGTAACAGCTGTAACATGTGGACTTTCTCTCCAATTCTTCTCAGATCAATCTACCAGAAGATTAGGGAGGTTGATGTCCTTGACAAGAAGAAGACAGTAACGGCTCTGAGTGCTGGTGAGGATCGGGCTATGTTCCTGGGCCTGGGGATGATCCTGTCCTCAGTCATGATGTACTTTGTGCTGTGCATCACTGTCCTGCGCGCATATGCAGATAGGTAACATATGACAGATACTGTTTTCCATCACCCCTCCTCACAAGCTTTGGAAATGTTGTCGTGTTGGTGTACctaacatacatacatagccaAATGTACGTCTTTTCTTTTTGTTCGTCACGGACTGAAAAACAAAGCGTTTCTTAATTCAATCTTCacataaacatttaaaagtgCCAAAATGGTTCATCGCATATTTATCTGAATTCCCCTTGTCTTATTTACTTTCACACAGCGTATGGACAGAGGAGAGTGTTTGCATTGTGCTTAACTCCACCATCGTCGCAGATGTGAACTGTTCCTACAGCTGTGGGTCAGACTGCTGGAGAGCCTCAAAATACCCTTGCCTGCAGATCTACGTCAGTGTCAACAACACAGGACGGGTCAGCCTCTTATCCCACAACGAGGAGACCCAGGAGGCCAACTCTGAGGTGCATAGCTTGGATACCCTCCCTGCCCTGATAGCAGGTGACCTGATAACATCCATAGATGTAGAGGTAGCTATGTGGTACCAGCACTCTAGATTAGGCATTTCACGCTGTTGGATGGGCTGTGCTGAGGTAGTCTAACGTCAAATgatgtctttgtttttcttGCCAGTGTTTCTATGTGCCCAAGTGCCAAAAGGACAGCTCAGCCATGCACGCCATGACCGTGAACATCTCAGAGCGCTTGAAGGTGCACCAGCAGGTCCCCTGCTACTATGACCCCGGGGAGCAGCAGGGGAGCGTCCTCCTGTCACGGCTGTACGGTCGCAGTGCCGTCTTCCACTCCCTCTTCTGGCCCTCCTGCATGCTGACGGGGGGCACCCTCATCATCTTCATGGTCAAGCTTACACAGTACCTCTCCATTCTGAGTGAGGAGATTGGAAAAATCAAGAGGTGAAACCGGCTCGCTAGCTTGGGGAACCCCTTACTCGACCACCGCCTGACAGACACGGACATGAAAGGGATTGTTTTAACCAGATGACCCTTGGGCGGCGACCTCTTGTAACTTGTAGCTGAGACATTTAGGACAGCTGGGTTTGTCTCCTCTCACGAACTGTTTGAAATGTGAACTGAATGTTCTGGAAAGGACTATACTGTTTGTACTACCTCTGTTACTGGAACATAAGTCTTGCATGTTTAATCCAATCCACTTATTCAAAGTGAGGATTTTATAATTGGTTTGTTTACAGGGACTTAAGCACTCTGTTTGTAAAGTATTACATCACTTGGCATATTCGTGAGCATGTGCCTGTTATCTTATATAGACAACATTGTCAACCAAAATAGTGGACTGTTGAGAGAACATGATAGAGTTCACTTTCCAAAACGTTTTCCATGTTTACAGGAGATGACTGTTACCCTCTAACAAGATAAGCAAGTTTAAACTTACAAGTCCTGCTGACTGAGACTTTTTAGTGGTATGTAACATGGGGACAAATATGACTGTTTTATACAAGTTATGAGTAATCATGTAATAATTATTGAGTATTGATGTGTTATTATGCACATGCTGTAGTTTTGACATAGTAAGACTATCCTGTAAGTACATGCTGTAATACTTTAATATAATAAAATTTGCTGTCGTTTACATTTGTTCTTTAACACTGACACTCTCGAGGCACATGGCATGGCAGGCATTTTAGTTCTTTCTCTGCTGGAGAAATATTTTGCTTCTGACGTTGCAAAGGATTTCCAGTGATTTAAAATAGATTTTTATTGCTAAATATTTGACATTGACAGCTTCACTGCTGCCCCTTGTTACACGCGTGGAATCCTATTGAGGCGTGGCATTGCTGGGAAACATGGGACTGGAGTGGAATACAAAACACGTTTGACTGATTAACTTCAGATAAAAACTTTCCTACAATCTGGCTCCCTCTGCTGTGTGCAGCCTGTCATATCATAAAACGTGACCTGGTCCACACGCCTGCCCACATTCTACATGTATCCTAAAATGCAGATTCATCTTACATAACATAGCATATTTGTTTTAGTTAGAAGATTAAATCTTGATAATTTTAGTTAGCTAAATCAGACTCTTACCATACAAGTTACAGTATCAGTTTGACTGGCTTAATTTTTTTGCATTATTACAAAGACATATCAGTTTTTGCACTATTGTCATTCCATGAGGTCACTCTAAAAAGTTCAGCAGATTGCTGTCGCCCAGTTATAATCAGCCCCTAAAATATTTATGTACCGAACTATCCTATCATGTCAAAGCCCGTGCCGATGCGGGCGTTGCTGAATGGAAGCGGACGGTTCTTGTCTGGCCAGCCTCTAGTATAGATTTCCTCGTTTTAAGTCACTGTAGCCTCTGTCTGGTCACATCGCCTTTGGAAACGTACACGAACTGGTCATTTTACTGTAGAATGTATCAATAATATTCAATCTTATTTCTTTAATAAAATACTTGAGATGCATCTCTTGAACAATGCCTGCTTACACTTTGATTTGAAGACAGATCTCCGGTATCCCAGCTAGAAAGCGAGCGAGCGCCCAACGTTTTATGTACCATGTGAGGTACCGGAGTGCGTCGAG encodes:
- the kcnmb2 gene encoding calcium-activated potassium channel subunit beta-2 isoform X1, with amino-acid sequence MRVILTKRFCRSFQQSFRTSSVRKGGRGESGKMFFVAGAKSGGGSGGERRSIYQKIREVDVLDKKKTVTALSAGEDRAMFLGLGMILSSVMMYFVLCITVLRAYADSVWTEESVCIVLNSTIVADVNCSYSCGSDCWRASKYPCLQIYVSVNNTGRVSLLSHNEETQEANSECFYVPKCQKDSSAMHAMTVNISERLKVHQQVPCYYDPGEQQGSVLLSRLYGRSAVFHSLFWPSCMLTGGTLIIFMVKLTQYLSILSEEIGKIKR
- the kcnmb2 gene encoding calcium-activated potassium channel subunit beta-2 isoform X3, producing MRVILTKRFCRSFQQSFRTSSVRKGGRGESGKMFFVAGAKSGGGSGGERRSIYQKIREVDVLDKKKTVTALSAGEDRAMFLGLGMILSSVMMYFVLCITVLRAYADSVWTEESVCIVLNSTIVADVNCSYSCGSDCWRASKYPCLQIYVSVNNTGRVSLLSHNEETQEANSEVHSLDTLPALIAVFLCAQVPKGQLSHARHDREHLRALEGAPAGPLLL
- the kcnmb2 gene encoding calcium-activated potassium channel subunit beta-2 isoform X2, translated to MFFVAGAKSGGGSGGERRSIYQKIREVDVLDKKKTVTALSAGEDRAMFLGLGMILSSVMMYFVLCITVLRAYADSVWTEESVCIVLNSTIVADVNCSYSCGSDCWRASKYPCLQIYVSVNNTGRVSLLSHNEETQEANSECFYVPKCQKDSSAMHAMTVNISERLKVHQQVPCYYDPGEQQGSVLLSRLYGRSAVFHSLFWPSCMLTGGTLIIFMVKLTQYLSILSEEIGKIKR